Proteins encoded together in one Mycobacterium noviomagense window:
- the priA gene encoding bifunctional 1-(5-phosphoribosyl)-5-((5-phosphoribosylamino)methylideneamino)imidazole-4-carboxamide isomerase/phosphoribosylanthranilate isomerase PriA, producing the protein MSLILLPAVDVVDGRAVRLVQGRAGSETEYGSAVDAALGWQRDGAEWIHLVDLDAAFGRGSNRELLAEVVGKLDVHVELSGGIRDDDSLAAALATGCARVNLGTAALENPGWCAEVIAEHGERVAVGLDVQIVEGRHRLRGRGWETDGGDLWEVLERLVAEGCSRFVVTDVSKDGTLTGPNLDLLRAVAERTFAPVIASGGVSSLDDLRAIATLTSSGVEGAIVGKALYAGRFSLPQALAAVRE; encoded by the coding sequence ATGTCGTTGATTCTCTTGCCCGCCGTCGACGTGGTGGACGGGCGGGCAGTGCGGTTGGTGCAGGGCCGCGCCGGCAGCGAAACTGAGTACGGCTCGGCGGTCGACGCGGCGCTGGGCTGGCAGCGCGACGGCGCCGAGTGGATCCATCTGGTCGACCTGGACGCGGCTTTCGGCCGCGGGTCCAACCGCGAACTGCTGGCCGAGGTCGTGGGCAAACTCGACGTGCACGTCGAACTGTCCGGCGGCATCCGCGACGACGACTCGCTGGCCGCAGCACTGGCGACCGGGTGCGCTCGGGTCAACCTGGGCACGGCTGCGCTGGAAAATCCGGGCTGGTGCGCTGAGGTGATCGCCGAGCACGGCGAGCGGGTGGCCGTCGGCCTGGATGTGCAGATCGTCGAGGGCCGGCATCGGCTGCGCGGCCGCGGCTGGGAGACCGACGGTGGCGATCTGTGGGAAGTATTGGAACGCCTTGTCGCCGAGGGCTGTTCACGCTTCGTTGTCACCGATGTCAGCAAGGACGGCACGCTCACAGGTCCCAATCTCGATCTGCTTCGAGCCGTCGCCGAACGCACCTTCGCCCCGGTGATCGCATCCGGTGGGGTGTCCAGCTTGGACGACTTACGCGCCATCGCCACCCTGACGAGCAGCGGTGTCGAGGGCGCCATCGTCGGAAAGGCCCTCTACGCCGGCCGATTCAGTTTGCCGCAAGCGCTGGCGGCGGTGCGGGAATGA
- a CDS encoding inositol monophosphatase family protein, whose translation MIKDLDALVAEASAILEAATEQFVAGHRADSAVSKRGNDFATKVDLAIERQVVDALVKATGIEVHGEEFGGADVDSRWVWVLDPVDGTFNYAAGSPMSAILLGLLHNGDPVAGLTWVPFTSQRYTAVVGGPLVKNGVPQPPLATTKLADSIIGIGTFNADSRGRFPGRYRLAVLENLSRVSSRLRMHGATGIDLAYVADGILGGAISFGDHVWDHAAGVALVRAAGGIVTNLAGDPWTPEARSALAAAPGVHAEMLEILRRTGGPEAY comes from the coding sequence ATGATCAAGGACTTAGACGCGCTCGTGGCCGAAGCGTCCGCGATCCTGGAGGCCGCCACCGAGCAGTTCGTCGCCGGCCACCGCGCCGACTCGGCGGTCAGCAAACGGGGCAACGACTTCGCCACCAAAGTCGACCTGGCCATCGAGCGCCAGGTCGTCGACGCGCTGGTCAAGGCCACCGGAATCGAGGTGCACGGTGAGGAGTTCGGCGGCGCGGACGTCGACTCGCGCTGGGTGTGGGTGCTCGACCCTGTCGACGGGACGTTCAACTATGCCGCGGGCTCACCGATGTCGGCGATCCTGTTGGGACTTTTGCACAATGGTGATCCCGTCGCCGGCCTCACCTGGGTGCCGTTCACGAGTCAGCGCTACACCGCCGTGGTCGGCGGGCCGCTGGTCAAAAACGGTGTGCCGCAGCCACCGCTGGCCACCACAAAGCTGGCGGACTCGATCATCGGCATAGGAACTTTCAACGCCGACTCGCGGGGACGGTTCCCGGGACGCTATCGGCTCGCCGTGCTGGAAAACTTGAGCCGGGTGTCGTCGCGGCTGCGTATGCACGGCGCCACCGGGATCGACCTCGCCTACGTTGCGGACGGAATTCTCGGCGGCGCAATCAGTTTCGGCGACCATGTGTGGGACCATGCGGCCGGGGTGGCGCTGGTGCGTGCAGCCGGGGGCATCGTCACCAACCTGGCCGGCGACCCGTGGACCCCCGAGGCGCGGTCGGCTCTGGCGGCTGCGCCAGGCGTCCACGCCGAAATGCTGGAGATACTGCGCCGCACCGGCGGGCCGGAAGCCTACTGA
- the hisF gene encoding imidazole glycerol phosphate synthase subunit HisF produces MSAGNGLAVRVIPCLDVDDGRVVKGVNFENLRDAGDPVELAAVYDAEGADELTFLDVTASSAGRATMLEVVRRTAEQVFIPLTVGGGVRTVADVDALLRAGADKVSINTAAIARPDLLAEMARQFGSQCIVLSVDARTVPVGSPPTPSGWEVTTHGGRRGTGIDVVEWAARGAELGVGEILLNSMDADGTRAGFDLAMLRAVRAAVTVPVIASGGAGALEHFAPAVHAGADAVLAASVFHFRQLTIGEVKAAMAAEGITVR; encoded by the coding sequence ATGTCTGCGGGTAACGGCCTTGCGGTGCGGGTGATCCCCTGCCTGGACGTCGACGACGGGCGGGTGGTCAAAGGAGTCAACTTCGAAAATCTCCGGGACGCAGGTGATCCCGTCGAACTCGCCGCGGTATACGACGCCGAGGGCGCCGACGAGCTGACCTTCCTGGACGTCACCGCGTCCTCGGCTGGACGGGCCACCATGCTCGAGGTGGTGCGCCGCACCGCCGAGCAGGTGTTCATTCCGCTCACCGTCGGCGGCGGCGTGCGCACGGTGGCCGACGTCGACGCGCTGCTGCGCGCCGGGGCCGACAAGGTGTCGATCAACACCGCCGCGATCGCGCGGCCCGACCTGCTGGCCGAGATGGCCCGGCAATTCGGGTCGCAGTGCATCGTGTTGTCCGTCGACGCGCGCACCGTGCCGGTCGGGTCGCCCCCGACACCGTCGGGCTGGGAAGTCACCACGCACGGAGGGCGGCGTGGAACGGGCATTGACGTCGTCGAATGGGCAGCCCGCGGCGCCGAGCTAGGGGTGGGGGAGATTCTGCTGAATTCCATGGACGCCGATGGCACCCGAGCCGGTTTCGACCTGGCCATGCTGCGGGCGGTGCGCGCCGCAGTCACGGTGCCGGTGATCGCCAGTGGCGGTGCCGGCGCGCTGGAGCATTTCGCGCCCGCCGTGCACGCGGGTGCCGATGCGGTGTTGGCGGCCAGCGTGTTTCACTTCCGGCAGCTGACCATCGGTGAGGTGAAAGCCGCGATGGCCGCCGAAGGGATCACGGTGCGATGA
- the hisI gene encoding phosphoribosyl-AMP cyclohydrolase yields MTLDPDIAARLKRNADGLFTAVVQERGSGDVLMVAWMDDAALARTLETREATYFSRSRGEQWVKGETSGHTQHVHSVRLDCDGDAVLLVVDQVGGACHTGNHSCFETDVLFESED; encoded by the coding sequence ATGACACTCGATCCCGATATCGCTGCGCGTCTGAAGCGCAACGCCGACGGCCTGTTCACCGCCGTGGTGCAGGAGCGCGGCAGCGGCGACGTGCTGATGGTCGCCTGGATGGACGACGCAGCACTGGCCCGCACCCTGGAAACCCGTGAGGCGACGTACTTTTCGCGCTCGCGCGGCGAGCAGTGGGTGAAGGGCGAAACGTCCGGGCACACCCAGCACGTGCATTCCGTGCGGCTCGACTGCGACGGCGACGCAGTGCTGCTGGTCGTTGACCAAGTCGGCGGCGCCTGCCACACCGGAAATCACAGCTGCTTTGAGACCGACGTCCTGTTCGAGTCAGAGGACTAG
- a CDS encoding MFS transporter, which yields MGRARRISDWNPEDVVAWETGNKKIARRNLLCMVAADHVAFSIWALWSVMVLFMPESVYGFSAADKLLLGATATLTGACLRIPYTLGIAKFGGRNWTTFAALVLLIPTVGTIALLAIPGLPLWTYVLCAALTGCGGANYAASLANVNAFYPQRLKGWALGLSAGLGNLGLAVVQIVGLMALAVVGNRQPYWVCAVYLVLLAVVAIAAALFMDNLEHGIEVATLRSVMFEPDTWVLALLYVGTFGTFIGFSFAFGQVLQINFIASGQSAAEASLHAAEYAFIGPLLGSLARIYGGRLADRFSGGRVTLAVFAGMIVATGALACISTHDDHTPGCTTTATIVGYVVCLITLFILAGLGKGAVFKLIPAVIEARSYTQDFSEPDRRHWSRNMSGALIGFAAAAGAFGGVGVNLALRQSYQSTGADTAAFWVFLALYVAAALVTWSMYVRRPFAAWSPEVPAPTVSASSRVDAEFV from the coding sequence ATGGGGCGTGCGCGCCGAATCTCGGACTGGAACCCCGAGGATGTTGTCGCTTGGGAGACCGGCAACAAGAAAATCGCGCGGCGCAACCTGCTCTGCATGGTGGCGGCCGACCACGTTGCCTTCTCGATCTGGGCCCTCTGGTCGGTGATGGTGCTGTTCATGCCCGAATCGGTGTACGGCTTCTCCGCGGCGGACAAATTGCTGCTCGGCGCCACCGCCACTCTGACGGGGGCATGTCTGCGCATCCCCTATACGTTGGGTATTGCGAAATTCGGTGGACGTAACTGGACGACGTTTGCGGCGCTGGTGCTGCTGATCCCCACCGTCGGAACTATCGCGCTGCTGGCCATCCCCGGCCTGCCGTTGTGGACTTATGTGCTGTGCGCGGCACTGACGGGATGCGGCGGCGCCAACTACGCCGCGTCACTGGCCAACGTCAACGCCTTCTACCCGCAGCGGCTCAAGGGCTGGGCGCTGGGGCTGAGCGCCGGCCTGGGCAACCTCGGGTTGGCGGTCGTCCAGATAGTGGGGCTGATGGCACTCGCGGTCGTCGGCAACCGGCAGCCGTACTGGGTGTGCGCGGTCTATCTGGTGCTGCTGGCGGTCGTCGCGATCGCGGCGGCATTGTTCATGGATAACCTGGAGCATGGCATCGAGGTGGCCACCCTGCGGTCGGTAATGTTCGAGCCCGACACTTGGGTGCTCGCTCTGCTCTACGTCGGCACCTTCGGCACTTTCATCGGATTCTCGTTCGCGTTCGGCCAGGTGCTGCAAATCAACTTCATCGCTAGCGGGCAAAGTGCCGCTGAGGCGTCCTTGCATGCCGCCGAGTACGCCTTTATCGGGCCGCTGCTGGGCTCGCTGGCCCGCATCTACGGCGGCAGGCTCGCCGACCGCTTCAGTGGCGGCCGGGTCACCCTGGCCGTGTTTGCGGGCATGATCGTGGCAACCGGGGCGCTGGCGTGCATCAGCACCCACGACGACCACACTCCCGGCTGCACGACTACCGCCACCATCGTGGGCTATGTCGTCTGCCTCATCACCTTGTTCATCTTGGCCGGGCTCGGCAAAGGGGCAGTGTTCAAGTTGATCCCGGCGGTCATCGAAGCGCGCAGCTACACGCAGGATTTCAGCGAACCTGACCGTCGACACTGGTCACGCAACATGTCGGGAGCGCTGATCGGATTCGCCGCCGCGGCTGGCGCGTTCGGCGGCGTCGGCGTCAACCTAGCGCTGCGGCAGTCCTATCAGAGCACCGGCGCTGACACAGCGGCGTTCTGGGTCTTCTTGGCGTTATACGTCGCCGCCGCGCTGGTCACATGGTCGATGTATGTGCGCCGGCCCTTCGCCGCCTGGTCGCCCGAGGTGCCTGCGCCGACCGTGTCGGCATCGTCGCGCGTCGACGCGGAATTTGTTTGA
- the fdxA gene encoding ferredoxin has protein sequence MTYVIAEPCVDIKDKACIEECPVDCIYEGTRMLYIHPDECVDCGACEPVCPVESIYYEDDLPEQWRGYSQINADFFAELGSPGGSSKIGATDNDPVAVKTLESKAGL, from the coding sequence GTGACTTACGTGATTGCCGAACCCTGTGTCGACATTAAAGACAAGGCATGCATCGAGGAATGCCCGGTCGATTGCATCTACGAGGGAACGCGGATGCTCTACATCCATCCAGACGAGTGCGTCGACTGCGGCGCCTGCGAGCCGGTGTGCCCGGTCGAGTCCATCTACTACGAAGACGACTTGCCCGAGCAGTGGCGCGGGTACAGCCAGATCAACGCCGACTTCTTCGCAGAACTGGGCTCCCCTGGTGGCTCGTCGAAAATCGGAGCCACCGACAACGACCCGGTTGCGGTCAAAACCTTGGAGAGCAAAGCAGGTCTGTGA
- a CDS encoding FAD-dependent oxidoreductase codes for MRPYRVAIVGSGPSGFFAAASLLKAADTSPEFDVAVDMLEMLPTPWGLVRSGVAPDHPKIKSVSSQFEKTAEDPRFRFFGNIAVGQHIQAAELAERYHAVIYAVGAQSDRPLKIPGEDLPGSISAVDFVGWYNAHPYSAQLAPDLSNGRAVVVGNGNVALDVARMLVTDPDALARTDIADHALQSLRPCGVEEVVIIGRRGPLQTVFTTLELRELGDLEGVDVVVDPAQLEGISDDDAAAAGKTARQNIKVLREYAARALRPGHRRIVLRFLTSPIEIKGDGKVEHIVLGRNELVSDDNGQMVAKDTGAREQLPVQLVVRSVGYRGVPTPGLPFDDHSGTIPNTNGRVAGSRNEYVVGWIKRGPTGVIGTNKKDSQETVDILLADLAEANLVDFGADYADTLADWLASRQPKLVSAANWQAIDRFEREAGEPQGRPRVKLSSLTELLRIGLG; via the coding sequence ATGCGCCCGTACCGAGTAGCGATCGTCGGCTCAGGCCCGTCGGGGTTCTTTGCGGCGGCGTCGCTGCTGAAAGCCGCCGACACCTCCCCCGAATTCGACGTCGCTGTCGACATGCTCGAGATGCTGCCCACGCCATGGGGTCTGGTGCGCTCCGGCGTCGCGCCGGATCACCCCAAGATCAAATCGGTCAGCAGCCAATTCGAAAAGACCGCTGAAGACCCTCGCTTTCGCTTCTTCGGCAATATAGCCGTAGGCCAGCACATCCAGGCTGCCGAACTCGCCGAGCGCTACCACGCCGTTATCTATGCCGTCGGGGCACAATCGGACCGGCCGCTAAAGATACCCGGTGAAGACCTGCCGGGCAGCATCTCGGCGGTCGATTTCGTCGGCTGGTACAACGCGCACCCGTACTCTGCGCAGTTAGCCCCTGATCTGTCGAACGGGCGGGCCGTTGTTGTAGGCAACGGCAATGTCGCCCTCGATGTCGCCCGCATGCTGGTGACCGACCCTGATGCACTGGCACGCACCGACATCGCCGATCACGCGTTGCAGTCACTGCGGCCCTGCGGTGTCGAGGAAGTGGTGATCATCGGTCGGCGCGGACCACTGCAGACGGTGTTCACCACCTTGGAGTTGCGTGAGCTTGGTGACCTAGAAGGAGTCGATGTGGTGGTCGACCCGGCGCAGCTGGAGGGCATCAGCGACGACGACGCCGCAGCGGCGGGCAAGACCGCCAGACAGAACATCAAGGTGCTGCGCGAGTACGCCGCACGCGCTCTGCGGCCCGGACACCGCCGCATTGTGTTGCGTTTCCTGACGTCGCCGATCGAAATAAAAGGCGACGGGAAAGTCGAACACATCGTGCTCGGCCGTAACGAGTTGGTGAGCGACGACAACGGACAGATGGTGGCCAAAGACACCGGGGCCCGCGAGCAGCTGCCGGTTCAGCTGGTGGTGCGCTCGGTGGGCTATCGCGGCGTGCCGACCCCCGGGCTGCCGTTTGACGACCACAGCGGAACCATCCCCAACACCAATGGCCGGGTGGCGGGCAGCCGCAACGAGTACGTCGTCGGCTGGATCAAACGCGGGCCGACCGGGGTGATTGGAACCAACAAGAAAGACTCACAGGAGACGGTCGATATCCTGCTCGCCGATCTGGCTGAGGCTAACCTCGTCGATTTCGGCGCCGACTATGCCGACACGCTCGCCGACTGGCTGGCGTCGCGCCAGCCGAAACTCGTCAGCGCGGCGAACTGGCAGGCTATCGACCGCTTCGAACGCGAAGCGGGCGAGCCACAGGGACGCCCCCGCGTCAAACTCTCCAGCCTGACCGAGCTGCTGCGGATCGGACTTGGCTGA
- a CDS encoding sirohydrochlorin chelatase has translation MRTLVLTAHGSKDPRSAANVRAVATQIARMRRDLEVRIAFLEQNSPSLVDVLAGLGDTRQAVISPLLLARAYHARIDIPKQIARAGEHGVRQADVLGEDDRLVAVLRQRLGELGVSAHDGTLGVLVVAIGSSDIAVNARTATVAAKLAAGTQWAAAATAFATGPEPSVAASADQLRRRGARQLVIAPWFLAPGRVTDRVWTYARHAGIAMARPLGAHRLVAETVLDRFEYATADQAAA, from the coding sequence ATGAGGACGCTCGTGTTGACTGCGCACGGCAGCAAGGATCCCAGATCAGCGGCCAATGTACGGGCCGTGGCCACCCAGATTGCCCGCATGCGCCGAGACCTCGAAGTGAGGATCGCGTTCTTGGAACAGAATTCACCGAGCCTGGTCGACGTGCTCGCCGGGTTGGGCGATACCCGCCAGGCGGTGATATCTCCGTTGCTGCTGGCCAGGGCCTACCATGCTCGCATCGATATCCCGAAGCAGATCGCTCGTGCCGGTGAGCATGGTGTGCGACAGGCCGACGTGCTCGGTGAGGACGATCGACTGGTCGCTGTCTTGCGCCAGCGGCTCGGCGAGTTGGGCGTCTCCGCACACGACGGCACGCTGGGCGTGCTGGTGGTCGCGATCGGCTCCTCGGATATTGCGGTGAACGCGCGCACCGCAACGGTGGCAGCCAAGCTCGCAGCCGGGACACAGTGGGCTGCTGCCGCGACGGCATTCGCGACCGGACCTGAGCCGTCGGTGGCCGCGAGCGCCGACCAATTGCGTCGCCGCGGCGCCCGCCAGCTCGTTATCGCACCGTGGTTCTTGGCGCCGGGACGAGTGACCGACCGGGTGTGGACCTATGCGCGTCATGCCGGAATCGCGATGGCGCGGCCACTGGGCGCACACCGGCTGGTCGCCGAGACTGTGCTGGATCGCTTCGAGTACGCGACGGCTGACCAAGCCGCGGCCTGA
- a CDS encoding phosphoadenylyl-sulfate reductase, whose amino-acid sequence MNRGAKDLTETELRELAARGAAELDGASATDLLRWTDEHFGGVGGPRGWATCKWVVASNMQDAVLVSLASKVRPGVPVIFLDTGYHFAETIGTRDAVESVYDVHMLNITPEHTVAEQDALLGRDLFARNPNECCRLRKVVPLAKALRGYSAWVTGLRRAESPTRANAPLISFDEHFRLVKVNPLATWTDQDVDDYIAENHVLVNPLVYEGYPSIGCAPCTAKPTEGADPRSGRWQGHAKTECGLHAP is encoded by the coding sequence ATGAACCGGGGGGCGAAGGATTTGACTGAGACGGAGCTACGCGAGCTGGCTGCACGCGGCGCAGCCGAACTCGACGGCGCCAGCGCCACCGACCTATTGCGCTGGACCGATGAGCATTTCGGCGGTGTGGGGGGACCTCGCGGGTGGGCTACATGTAAGTGGGTCGTGGCCTCCAATATGCAGGACGCCGTGCTGGTGTCGTTGGCGTCGAAGGTGCGCCCGGGAGTACCGGTGATATTTCTGGACACCGGCTACCACTTCGCAGAAACCATCGGCACCCGCGACGCGGTCGAATCCGTCTATGACGTCCACATGCTGAATATCACTCCCGAGCACACGGTGGCCGAGCAGGACGCCCTCCTGGGAAGGGATCTTTTCGCCCGCAATCCGAACGAGTGCTGTCGGCTGCGCAAGGTCGTCCCGCTGGCCAAAGCGCTCCGTGGCTATTCCGCGTGGGTGACCGGGCTACGTCGAGCCGAGTCGCCCACCCGCGCCAACGCCCCGCTGATCAGCTTCGACGAGCACTTCCGCCTGGTGAAAGTCAACCCGCTGGCCACGTGGACCGACCAGGACGTGGACGACTACATTGCCGAGAACCATGTGTTGGTCAATCCGCTTGTTTACGAAGGCTATCCGTCGATCGGGTGCGCACCCTGCACAGCCAAACCAACAGAGGGCGCTGACCCACGCAGCGGGCGCTGGCAAGGGCACGCGAAGACCGAATGCGGATTGCATGCCCCATGA
- a CDS encoding nitrite/sulfite reductase: MSTPRPTKTRSEGQWALGEREPLNDTERLKRDDAPLNVRARIENIYAKHGFDSIDKTDLRGRFRWMGLYTQREQGYDGTWTGDENIDTIEARYFMMRVRSDGKPMSAATLRTLGQISTEFARDTADIGDRENVQFHWIQIEDVPEIWRRLAAVGLQTTEACGDCPRGIHGSPLAGDSPDEVLDPSPAIDEILRRFINNPEYANLPRKYKTAISGLQDVSHETHDVAFIGVNHPDHGPGMDLWVGGGLSTNPMLAQRVGVWVPLQEVPDVWEAVTQVFRDYGYRRLRSKARLKFLVKDWGIEKFRQVLEEEYLGRKLIDGPAPGPVMHPIDHVGVQRLKNGLNAVGVAPIAGRVSGTILCAVADLMQRAGSDRARFTPYQKLVVLDVPDDRLDEMVAGLDALGLPSRPSHWRKNLMACTGIEFCKLSFAETRVRAQTLVPELERRLDDINAQLDVPITVHINGCPNSCARIQVADIGFKGQMVDDGHGGSEEAFQVHLGGGLGSDSGFGRKLRQHKVFSNELGDYIDRVVRNFVKHRNQGERFAQWTMRADEAELR, encoded by the coding sequence ATGAGCACACCACGTCCGACCAAGACCCGCAGCGAAGGTCAATGGGCACTCGGTGAGCGCGAGCCGCTCAATGACACCGAGCGGCTCAAACGGGATGACGCGCCGCTCAACGTACGAGCGCGCATCGAAAACATCTATGCCAAGCATGGCTTCGACAGCATCGACAAAACGGATCTGCGTGGTCGCTTCCGCTGGATGGGTCTTTACACCCAGCGTGAGCAGGGTTACGACGGCACCTGGACCGGCGACGAGAACATCGACACCATCGAGGCCCGCTACTTCATGATGCGAGTGCGCTCCGACGGCAAGCCGATGTCGGCGGCCACCCTGCGCACGCTGGGTCAAATCTCTACGGAGTTCGCCCGCGACACCGCCGATATCGGTGATCGGGAGAACGTGCAATTCCACTGGATTCAAATCGAGGATGTCCCCGAGATCTGGCGGCGGCTCGCCGCCGTCGGCCTACAGACCACGGAAGCCTGCGGTGACTGCCCCCGCGGCATCCACGGCTCCCCGCTTGCCGGCGACTCGCCCGACGAGGTGCTCGACCCCTCACCGGCGATCGATGAGATTCTTCGGCGCTTTATCAACAATCCCGAATACGCGAACCTGCCCCGAAAGTACAAGACCGCGATATCGGGTCTTCAGGACGTCTCCCATGAGACCCACGACGTCGCGTTCATCGGCGTCAACCATCCCGACCACGGCCCAGGGATGGATCTGTGGGTCGGCGGTGGCCTGTCCACCAATCCGATGCTGGCCCAGCGGGTCGGTGTGTGGGTGCCGCTACAGGAGGTGCCGGATGTCTGGGAGGCGGTCACCCAGGTGTTCCGCGACTATGGCTACCGCCGGCTGCGCTCGAAGGCGAGGCTCAAGTTCCTCGTCAAGGACTGGGGTATTGAAAAATTTCGTCAGGTTCTGGAGGAGGAATATCTCGGCCGCAAGCTCATTGACGGCCCGGCTCCTGGGCCGGTCATGCACCCCATCGACCATGTCGGGGTGCAGCGATTGAAGAACGGGCTCAACGCTGTTGGCGTCGCCCCGATCGCCGGACGGGTGTCGGGCACCATCTTGTGCGCGGTGGCCGACCTGATGCAGCGGGCCGGATCGGACCGGGCGCGGTTCACTCCGTATCAGAAGCTGGTCGTTTTGGACGTACCCGACGACCGCCTGGACGAAATGGTGGCGGGTCTGGATGCCCTCGGCTTGCCGTCGCGGCCCTCGCACTGGCGAAAGAACCTGATGGCATGCACCGGTATCGAGTTCTGCAAGCTGTCCTTCGCCGAAACACGGGTGCGCGCCCAGACGCTGGTGCCCGAACTGGAGCGCCGCCTCGACGACATCAACGCCCAGCTTGATGTGCCGATCACAGTCCACATCAACGGCTGCCCCAATTCGTGCGCCCGGATCCAGGTGGCCGACATCGGGTTCAAAGGCCAGATGGTCGACGACGGCCACGGCGGATCGGAGGAGGCCTTCCAGGTACACCTGGGCGGCGGCCTGGGCTCAGACAGCGGATTCGGCCGAAAACTTCGTCAGCACAAAGTGTTTAGCAATGAGCTCGGTGATTACATCGACCGAGTGGTGCGCAATTTTGTCAAACACCGGAATCAGGGCGAACGGTTCGCGCAGTGGACGATGCGAGCCGATGAAGCAGAACTGCGATGA
- a CDS encoding peroxiredoxin, with product MKTGDTAPDFELPDQDGKPRSLSTLLADGPVVLFFYPAAGTPGCTREACHFRDVGSEFAAVGALRVGISTDPVDKQAKFAGDHSFDYPLLSDADGKVASQFGVKRGLLGKLMPVKRTTFVIDTDRTVLDVIGSEFNFNSHADKALATLRGRTPG from the coding sequence ATGAAAACCGGTGACACCGCACCAGACTTCGAGCTGCCCGATCAGGACGGCAAGCCCCGCTCGCTGAGCACCCTGCTCGCCGACGGGCCGGTGGTGCTGTTCTTCTACCCCGCCGCGGGAACACCGGGTTGCACGCGGGAGGCCTGCCACTTCCGCGACGTGGGCAGTGAGTTCGCCGCCGTCGGGGCGCTGCGGGTCGGAATCAGCACCGACCCGGTGGACAAACAAGCTAAATTCGCCGGCGACCACAGCTTCGACTACCCGCTGCTGTCCGACGCCGACGGAAAGGTGGCTTCCCAGTTCGGGGTCAAACGCGGACTGCTCGGGAAGCTGATGCCGGTCAAGCGCACCACCTTCGTCATCGACACCGACCGCACGGTGCTCGACGTGATCGGCAGCGAGTTCAATTTCAACTCGCATGCCGACAAGGCGTTGGCCACACTGCGCGGACGAACTCCAGGTTGA